Proteins from a genomic interval of Synechococcus sp. A15-28:
- a CDS encoding exodeoxyribonuclease V subunit gamma, protein MLTLYRSNRAEFLATLLARQLLEERPDPFETVEVLVNTWPTSRWLGEQLATANGISSLVRFPFPGSRLRQLVRRVLDLPDHEEDPWRATSLVWTVLELMPALLEQPVAQPLRAWLKQRDGEASGLSRDRWQLARAIADAFDDYALYRPATLHSWMRGSRASTETDWQPWLARQLDASLHRQPFGLQVQTAVERLCSGAVDPDVLPKVIRLFGISALAPVQVDLIQALSGTTEVQVYLLTPCRDLWQRCGSRREQLGETWIDPPDGGWLQQAPRLEATLGRMGAEFQQLLEGSGDSQLGERREGDLFADPVRIAEGEGRPATLLERLQQQQVEPGCCESLEREHDDRSLLFQAAPGPLREVQLVRDQVLQWLAADPELEPRDVLVMTPQIDRYAPLLSSVFNDRDAIGVDLPWRLTDRSQQSTPGLTMAMLELLDLAAGRLTATGLERLLANPALQAQQGFSGEDAAALTRILQRTGFRWGLDALERGGDETHSLIWSLDRWLLGLALPQRDGLAPGGTAPFHQDLDPQRLVRWWTVLDRLVRWLQQLRRPRASSAWVELLQALLEDLFADGGDWSWERQSWSAALADWQQRAAACPLELEVAVAAEVLAEALSVDSGRFGHRSGALTVSALEPMRAIPHKVIVLMGLDDGVFPRIDQRPGFHLLEQRRWLGDPCGGDQDRYVLLEALMSARRHLLISWCGRNEHTGEPRPAAAPVEQWLQDLSRQLGTEASAGLCIEPDPNPLDRSNFHVAVHGQPLSCDRRQLEARRWLDRHQSDGALGGLALPLSWSPLEPDDTVYPLSYEELLQWLVDPQSAWLRQLGLHPGERVDPVEDLEALALTSLLQAQLLNQDLEGHLLAAETPAWRDMLAGQGVLPPGAGAELEQGVLNHRLQALQQQLNGLGGCRREGPLLFAGDIQVVVQPGRFSPRGLMRGWLQHLQLCADAADFGGSAVIARADRGDEAKTHVRWIRLEPSDAEAQLQSLQRLAQQGQHQCWPVPPKSGWLLMSRDHSKAGSGGAAFRDSWIRERQDPQQRLCFGADIEADLLLKSQGFEQACALLYAPMLQALVR, encoded by the coding sequence TTGCTGACGCTCTACCGCAGCAACCGGGCGGAATTCCTGGCCACCTTGCTGGCCCGTCAGTTGCTGGAGGAGCGACCGGATCCCTTCGAAACGGTGGAGGTGTTGGTGAACACCTGGCCCACCAGCCGCTGGCTCGGCGAGCAGCTCGCCACAGCCAACGGCATCAGTTCGCTGGTGCGCTTTCCCTTTCCCGGCAGTCGCCTGCGCCAGCTTGTGCGACGGGTCCTCGACCTCCCCGATCATGAGGAGGATCCCTGGCGGGCCACCTCCCTGGTCTGGACGGTCCTGGAGCTGATGCCGGCTCTGTTGGAGCAGCCTGTCGCGCAGCCTCTGCGGGCCTGGCTGAAACAGCGTGATGGGGAGGCTTCGGGGCTCAGTCGGGATCGTTGGCAGCTGGCTCGAGCGATCGCCGACGCCTTCGACGACTACGCCCTTTATCGGCCAGCCACCCTGCACAGCTGGATGCGGGGCAGCCGTGCATCCACCGAAACGGACTGGCAACCGTGGCTGGCCCGGCAACTGGACGCTTCCCTGCATCGTCAACCCTTCGGACTGCAGGTGCAGACAGCGGTGGAACGGTTGTGCTCCGGAGCCGTGGATCCAGACGTGCTGCCGAAGGTGATCCGTCTGTTCGGCATCAGTGCTCTGGCCCCGGTTCAGGTGGACCTGATCCAGGCCCTCTCGGGCACCACTGAGGTTCAGGTGTACCTGCTCACGCCCTGCCGTGATCTCTGGCAGCGCTGTGGCAGCCGCCGTGAGCAGCTGGGTGAGACCTGGATCGACCCTCCCGATGGCGGTTGGTTGCAGCAGGCGCCGCGGCTGGAAGCCACCCTTGGACGGATGGGGGCTGAGTTTCAGCAGCTGCTGGAGGGCAGTGGCGACAGCCAGCTGGGGGAGCGGCGTGAAGGGGATCTGTTTGCCGATCCCGTGCGGATTGCTGAAGGGGAAGGTCGTCCCGCCACGCTGCTGGAACGGTTGCAGCAACAGCAGGTGGAACCAGGTTGCTGTGAATCCCTTGAACGAGAGCACGATGACCGCTCTCTGCTGTTCCAGGCCGCCCCCGGTCCTTTGCGGGAGGTGCAGTTGGTGCGGGATCAGGTGTTGCAGTGGCTGGCTGCGGATCCAGAACTCGAGCCTCGGGACGTCCTGGTGATGACCCCCCAGATCGACCGTTATGCCCCGCTGCTGAGCTCGGTGTTCAACGACCGTGATGCGATTGGGGTGGATCTGCCCTGGCGTCTGACCGATCGCAGCCAGCAGAGCACTCCTGGCCTGACGATGGCGATGCTGGAGTTGCTGGACCTGGCGGCAGGACGTCTGACCGCCACAGGACTGGAACGGTTGTTGGCCAATCCCGCCTTGCAGGCTCAGCAGGGGTTCAGTGGCGAGGATGCCGCAGCCCTCACCCGCATCCTGCAGCGCACGGGCTTCCGCTGGGGGTTGGATGCCCTGGAGCGGGGCGGTGATGAGACCCACAGCCTCATCTGGTCTCTGGATCGTTGGTTGCTGGGTCTGGCGCTGCCGCAACGGGATGGACTGGCGCCCGGAGGGACGGCGCCGTTTCATCAGGATCTCGATCCGCAGCGGTTGGTGCGCTGGTGGACCGTTCTGGATCGTCTGGTGCGCTGGTTGCAGCAGCTGCGACGACCACGGGCTTCATCGGCCTGGGTGGAGTTGCTGCAGGCCTTGCTGGAGGACCTCTTCGCTGATGGAGGTGATTGGAGCTGGGAGCGTCAGAGCTGGTCGGCGGCTTTGGCGGATTGGCAGCAGCGCGCAGCTGCCTGTCCGCTGGAGCTTGAGGTGGCGGTGGCTGCTGAAGTGCTGGCGGAGGCTCTGTCGGTGGACAGTGGCCGCTTCGGGCATCGCAGTGGTGCGCTCACGGTGAGTGCTCTGGAACCGATGCGGGCGATTCCCCACAAGGTGATCGTGCTGATGGGCCTCGACGACGGGGTGTTTCCTCGCATCGACCAACGGCCTGGCTTTCATCTGCTGGAGCAGCGCCGCTGGCTTGGCGATCCCTGCGGCGGTGATCAGGACCGTTATGTGCTTCTGGAGGCGCTGATGTCGGCACGGCGTCATCTGCTGATCAGTTGGTGCGGCCGCAATGAACACACCGGTGAGCCCCGGCCGGCCGCGGCGCCGGTGGAACAGTGGCTGCAGGACCTGAGCCGGCAGCTGGGGACAGAGGCCAGCGCGGGGCTGTGCATCGAGCCGGATCCCAATCCGCTTGATCGCAGCAACTTTCACGTCGCTGTGCATGGCCAGCCCCTCAGCTGTGATCGACGTCAACTGGAGGCGCGACGCTGGCTCGATCGACATCAAAGCGATGGCGCCCTCGGCGGTCTGGCCCTGCCTCTGTCGTGGAGCCCGCTGGAACCGGACGACACAGTTTACCCTCTCAGTTATGAGGAGCTGTTGCAGTGGCTGGTGGACCCGCAATCCGCCTGGCTGCGGCAGTTGGGCCTCCATCCAGGCGAGCGGGTGGATCCGGTGGAGGATCTCGAGGCCCTGGCGCTCACCAGCCTGCTGCAGGCCCAGCTGTTGAATCAGGATCTGGAGGGCCACCTGCTGGCGGCTGAGACCCCTGCGTGGCGCGACATGTTGGCCGGTCAGGGGGTGCTTCCTCCGGGCGCAGGGGCAGAGCTGGAGCAGGGAGTCCTCAACCATCGGCTCCAGGCGTTGCAGCAGCAGCTGAATGGGCTCGGAGGCTGCAGACGTGAGGGCCCCCTGCTGTTCGCCGGCGACATTCAGGTGGTGGTTCAGCCCGGTCGCTTTTCACCGCGCGGACTGATGCGGGGTTGGCTCCAGCATCTCCAGCTCTGTGCTGATGCTGCCGACTTCGGCGGCAGCGCCGTGATCGCCCGAGCGGACAGAGGTGACGAGGCCAAGACCCATGTGCGTTGGATTCGCCTCGAGCCATCTGATGCCGAAGCGCAGTTGCAGTCGCTGCAGCGCTTGGCTCAGCAAGGGCAGCATCAGTGCTGGCCGGTTCCGCCGAAGAGCGGTTGGCTGTTGATGAGCAGAGACCACAGCAAGGCCGGCAGCGGTGGGGCTGCTTTTCGGGACAGCTGGATCCGGGAGCGGCAGGACCCCCAGCAACGGCTGTGCTTCGGGGCAGATATTGAGGCGGATCTGCTGTTAAAGAGCCAGGGGTTCGAGCAGGCTTGCGCGTTGCTCTATGCGCCGATGCTGCAGGCCTTGGTGCGCTGA
- a CDS encoding lysophospholipid acyltransferase family protein, which produces MSAALANRESALQVGIDPRWAPLAMLVTQDIALKLQFRERLVLNPQHLPHSGPVVLAPTHRARWDALMLPMAAGRRVTGRDCRFMVTTTEMRGLQGWFLQRLGCFPVNQRRPSMTTLRLAIDLLIAGQQLVVFPEGQIQRKDQPIRLHQGLVRLVQLAQKQGLSVPVIPVGLGYSQAPPRPFSRAALCFGEPMTVPTTGGRESGLRFNQYLAHAIHTAEQAARAAVGRPLNSF; this is translated from the coding sequence TTGTCAGCGGCCCTGGCGAACCGTGAATCCGCACTGCAGGTGGGCATCGACCCTCGCTGGGCCCCACTGGCGATGCTGGTCACCCAGGACATCGCTCTGAAGCTTCAATTCCGTGAGCGATTGGTGCTGAATCCGCAGCATCTGCCCCACTCAGGCCCTGTGGTGCTGGCCCCAACCCATCGGGCCCGCTGGGATGCCCTGATGCTGCCGATGGCAGCGGGACGTCGGGTCACCGGTCGGGATTGCCGCTTCATGGTGACGACCACCGAGATGCGTGGCCTTCAGGGTTGGTTCCTGCAGCGGCTCGGCTGTTTCCCGGTGAATCAGCGGCGCCCTTCGATGACCACCCTGCGGCTGGCCATCGACCTGCTCATCGCTGGCCAGCAGCTTGTGGTCTTCCCGGAAGGCCAGATCCAGCGCAAGGACCAACCGATCCGTCTTCATCAGGGGCTCGTGCGTCTGGTGCAGTTGGCCCAGAAGCAGGGACTCTCCGTTCCTGTGATCCCCGTCGGCCTCGGCTACAGCCAGGCACCACCACGACCGTTCAGCAGGGCTGCACTCTGCTTCGGCGAACCGATGACCGTTCCTACGACGGGTGGACGGGAATCAGGATTGCGTTTCAATCAGTACCTGGCTCACGCAATACATACGGCTGAACAAGCGGCCCGTGCAGCAGTGGGCAGGCCTTTGAACTCCTTTTAG
- a CDS encoding DUF6761 family protein, whose amino-acid sequence MTSLDDPESIRHFQSLCDACQELTTRYHSPSELRLYADGYLHALRRSGSLDSRQQLRLEQLIDRWIMDPSSFIGPDGDISTLYMRHPQGY is encoded by the coding sequence ATGACTTCCCTTGACGATCCGGAATCCATCCGACACTTCCAGTCCCTGTGTGATGCCTGCCAGGAGCTCACCACGCGGTATCACTCTCCCTCCGAGCTGAGGCTCTATGCCGATGGCTATCTGCACGCCCTGCGTCGCAGCGGCAGCCTGGATTCCCGTCAGCAGCTTCGACTTGAGCAACTGATCGACCGCTGGATCATGGATCCCTCGAGCTTCATCGGTCCCGATGGGGATATCAGCACGTTGTACATGCGACACCCCCAGGGGTACTGA
- the grxD gene encoding Grx4 family monothiol glutaredoxin translates to MDDSTRTRIETLIGSSPIFVFMKGNKLMPQCGFSNNVVQILHSLGVSFETFDVLSDMEIRQGIKEFSSWPTIPQVYVQGEFMGGSDILIEMYNSGELKEKLEIALAS, encoded by the coding sequence ATGGACGACTCCACCCGCACCCGAATTGAGACGTTGATCGGCTCCAGCCCGATCTTCGTGTTCATGAAGGGGAACAAGTTGATGCCCCAGTGCGGCTTCTCGAACAATGTGGTTCAGATCCTCCATTCCCTGGGCGTCAGCTTCGAAACCTTCGACGTTCTCTCGGACATGGAGATCCGGCAGGGGATCAAGGAATTTTCCAGTTGGCCGACGATTCCTCAGGTCTATGTCCAAGGGGAATTCATGGGCGGATCCGACATCCTGATCGAGATGTACAACTCCGGCGAACTGAAGGAAAAGCTCGAAATCGCTCTCGCCAGCTAA
- a CDS encoding low molecular weight phosphatase family protein: MRVLFLCTGNYFRSRFSQALFQQLIEINQATGALQVDSAGLKVDPSSGNIGPMAPEAISALQDRGVTVDPASLAAPKQVTEAELEAADVLVAVDEAAHRPMVQQQFPAWEDRIRFWTVKDLDEEDGVDPIAQLEYRVQQLFDELNPG, encoded by the coding sequence GTGCGCGTCCTGTTTCTCTGCACCGGCAACTACTTCCGCAGTCGTTTCTCGCAAGCGCTGTTCCAGCAGCTGATCGAGATCAACCAGGCGACGGGGGCTCTGCAGGTTGACTCTGCTGGGCTGAAGGTAGATCCCAGCAGTGGCAACATCGGTCCGATGGCGCCTGAGGCGATCAGCGCCCTGCAGGACCGTGGTGTAACCGTCGATCCAGCCAGCCTCGCCGCACCAAAACAGGTCACGGAAGCTGAGCTGGAGGCTGCGGATGTCTTGGTGGCCGTTGATGAGGCGGCCCATCGACCGATGGTGCAGCAGCAGTTCCCCGCCTGGGAGGACAGGATCCGCTTTTGGACGGTCAAAGACCTCGATGAGGAGGACGGCGTCGATCCGATCGCTCAGCTTGAGTACCGGGTGCAGCAGCTGTTCGATGAACTGAACCCCGGGTAA
- a CDS encoding pyridoxine 5'-phosphate synthase: MASLGVNIDHIANIRQARRTVEPDPVPFAMLAELGGADGITVHLREDRRHIQDRDVELLRQTVRSRLNLEMAATQEMVEIALGVQPDMVTLVPEKREEVTTEGGLNVAAQLSVLTPMVERLQQQGIPVSLFVDPESNQLEACRSSGARWVELHTGTYADAPWRDQPAELARITEGAATARHLGLRVNAGHGLTYQNVEPIAAIPGMEELNIGHTIVARAVAVGLQQAVREMKALIQNPRLDPLFGHALG, translated from the coding sequence ATGGCCAGTCTCGGGGTCAACATCGACCACATCGCCAACATTCGCCAGGCACGCCGGACGGTGGAACCGGATCCTGTTCCCTTCGCCATGCTCGCCGAACTCGGCGGTGCCGATGGCATCACAGTTCATCTGCGGGAGGATCGCCGCCACATCCAGGACCGCGATGTGGAGCTGCTGCGGCAGACCGTGCGCTCCCGTCTGAATCTGGAGATGGCAGCAACCCAGGAGATGGTGGAGATCGCCCTGGGCGTCCAACCAGACATGGTCACTCTTGTCCCCGAAAAACGGGAAGAGGTCACCACTGAAGGAGGACTGAATGTGGCCGCTCAGTTGAGCGTGTTAACCCCGATGGTGGAACGGCTGCAGCAGCAGGGCATTCCCGTAAGCCTGTTCGTTGACCCGGAATCCAACCAGTTGGAGGCCTGTCGCAGCAGTGGAGCCCGCTGGGTTGAGCTGCACACCGGGACCTACGCCGACGCCCCCTGGCGCGACCAGCCGGCTGAGTTGGCCCGCATCACCGAGGGTGCTGCCACGGCCCGCCATCTAGGCCTTCGCGTGAACGCAGGCCATGGACTCACTTATCAGAACGTGGAACCGATTGCAGCTATTCCTGGCATGGAGGAATTGAACATCGGTCACACGATCGTGGCCCGTGCGGTTGCAGTCGGTCTGCAACAGGCCGTGCGCGAGATGAAGGCCTTGATCCAGAATCCCCGCCTGGATCCCCTGTTCGGACACGCGCTCGGATGA
- a CDS encoding metallophosphoesterase, translating into MKETPLRHWVIGDVHGCHTSLLDLLAVLPVQDHLIFCGDVICRRGGIDACMHLIWDLVCCGRATWLRGNHEQALIHSLQDVGEGSQTASTHQWLHRLNQLPLLYRADGWCATHAGFNSDGEPDLSIREPFWETYDGRYGRVVIGHTPRPAVERHQRIVLIDTGAVYGGLLSAYCPETDAVVQVRGQRSQDPRPAAAEGERVSALLRGDWTRC; encoded by the coding sequence GTGAAAGAGACACCCCTACGCCACTGGGTGATCGGTGATGTCCACGGATGCCACACCTCTCTTCTGGACCTTTTGGCGGTGCTGCCAGTCCAGGACCACCTGATTTTCTGTGGCGACGTGATCTGCCGTCGTGGCGGCATCGATGCCTGCATGCATCTGATCTGGGATCTGGTTTGTTGCGGACGGGCCACGTGGTTACGGGGCAATCACGAACAGGCGTTGATCCATTCCTTACAAGACGTTGGCGAAGGTTCGCAAACAGCTTCGACCCATCAGTGGCTGCATCGCCTCAATCAGTTGCCGCTGCTCTATCGCGCAGACGGCTGGTGTGCGACCCATGCCGGCTTCAACAGCGACGGTGAGCCGGATCTGTCGATTCGTGAGCCGTTCTGGGAGACCTACGACGGTCGCTATGGCCGCGTGGTGATCGGTCACACACCGCGGCCTGCGGTGGAGCGTCATCAGCGAATTGTCCTGATCGACACGGGAGCGGTGTACGGCGGGCTGCTCTCGGCCTACTGCCCGGAAACCGATGCGGTGGTGCAGGTGCGGGGTCAGCGCAGCCAGGATCCACGTCCAGCGGCTGCCGAGGGGGAGCGGGTGTCAGCCCTGTTGCGAGGAGACTGGACCCGTTGCTGA
- a CDS encoding BolA/IbaG family iron-sulfur metabolism protein, translating into MVQPDAVEAAIQRSIPDAKVTVEDLTGGGDHLQVSVVSEAFKGLSRIRQHQLVYGALQQELASEAIHALALSTTIPADSPSL; encoded by the coding sequence ATGGTTCAGCCGGACGCCGTTGAAGCCGCCATTCAGCGCTCCATTCCCGATGCCAAGGTGACCGTCGAGGACCTCACCGGTGGCGGTGACCACCTTCAGGTGAGTGTCGTGTCCGAAGCCTTCAAAGGCCTCTCCAGGATCCGCCAGCATCAGCTGGTCTACGGCGCACTGCAACAGGAACTGGCCAGTGAAGCGATCCATGCCCTGGCCCTGTCCACCACCATTCCGGCCGATTCCCCCAGCCTCTGA
- a CDS encoding response regulator transcription factor: MILPQSGTGQEPSRVLVVEPHPTLRTVLVQRLRQDGHLTAAVGRAAEALELCQEQSPDLLVSAEILEQGSALRLADQLRCPVIVLTARSGADPVVGLLDDGADDVLRKPFGLEELAARCRTLLKRGHNGLQERVTVGPLEVHLLLRQVTLRDQPVELSPREFALLCALLMPPGLVRSRQELLRMAWPPFSGGPRSVDTQVLTLRRKLEQAGLGEGGGIITVRQRGYRFSLDNLPAS, translated from the coding sequence CTGATCCTGCCCCAGTCCGGCACTGGACAGGAGCCATCCCGCGTGCTCGTCGTGGAGCCGCACCCCACCCTGCGCACTGTCCTGGTGCAACGGCTCCGTCAGGACGGTCACCTCACCGCTGCCGTCGGCAGAGCGGCTGAAGCTCTGGAGCTCTGCCAGGAACAATCACCAGATCTCTTGGTCAGCGCCGAAATTCTCGAACAGGGTTCCGCCCTCCGACTGGCGGACCAGCTGCGTTGTCCCGTCATCGTGCTGACGGCCCGCAGTGGCGCTGATCCGGTCGTGGGGTTGCTGGATGACGGTGCAGATGATGTTCTGCGGAAGCCCTTTGGCCTGGAGGAGCTGGCGGCCCGCTGCCGCACGCTGCTCAAGCGGGGCCATAACGGCCTCCAGGAACGGGTCACGGTTGGACCTCTGGAAGTGCACCTCCTCCTGCGTCAGGTCACTTTGCGAGACCAGCCGGTGGAACTCAGTCCTCGGGAATTCGCCCTGCTCTGCGCCCTGTTGATGCCCCCCGGTCTGGTGCGCAGCCGCCAGGAACTGCTTCGCATGGCGTGGCCTCCATTCAGCGGAGGGCCACGCTCCGTTGACACTCAGGTGTTGACCCTGCGCCGCAAACTCGAACAGGCCGGCCTCGGCGAAGGCGGAGGAATCATCACTGTTCGTCAGCGGGGCTATCGCTTCAGCCTGGATAACCTTCCGGCAAGTTGA
- a CDS encoding MgPME-cyclase complex family protein, producing the protein MTAYYFVAASEQFLTVEEPLEEVLRERRRNYEENSKAIDFWLVRQPAFLETDEFSAINGQLPKPAAAVVSTDPTFITFLKLRLEYVLEGRFEAPSASIPDAFASIAA; encoded by the coding sequence ATGACTGCTTACTACTTCGTTGCTGCCAGCGAGCAGTTTCTGACCGTTGAGGAACCGCTGGAAGAAGTGCTGCGGGAGCGTCGGCGCAACTACGAGGAGAACAGCAAAGCCATCGATTTCTGGTTGGTTCGCCAGCCCGCCTTTTTGGAGACCGATGAATTCAGTGCCATCAACGGACAGCTGCCCAAGCCAGCGGCTGCGGTGGTGTCCACAGATCCCACGTTCATCACCTTTTTGAAGCTGCGGTTGGAGTACGTGCTCGAGGGCCGCTTCGAAGCTCCTTCTGCATCGATTCCCGACGCCTTTGCCAGCATCGCCGCATGA